AGAGGTCTTCTGCCGCGACTACCGACAGACCCCGCATGCGCTGAACGTCGGCGCCACCCAGTCCGGCAAGTCGGTCTACCAGCGCAACCTGGTCGCCGGCCTCGCCGCCCTGGATGTCGCCCTCGTCGGCATCGACTGCAAGCAGGGCGTGGAACTCGCCCCGCTCGCCCGTCGGTTCACCGCGCTCGCCGACAACCCCGACACCGCCGCCGAACTGCTGGATGCGCTCGTCGAGCACATGGGCGACGTCTATCAGGTCATCCGCCGTGAACAGCGGCTCAGCGCCGATGTCCCGGACGCGGAGATCACTGCCGACATCTGGGACCTGCCCGACCACCTGCGACCGACCCCGATCGTCCTCCTGGTCGACGAGGTCGCCGAACTCGCGCTGTACGCCACGAAGGACGAGGAGAAGCGCCGAGACCGGATCATCACCGCGCTCGTCCGGCTCGCCCAGCTCGGGCGCGCGGCCGGCATTTACCTGGAGGTCTGCGGGCAGCGATTCGGCTCCGAGCTCGGTAAGGGGATCACGATGCTCCGCGCCCAGCTCACCGGCCGAACCGCCCACCGCGTCAACGACGAGACCTCCGCCAACATGGCCTTCGGCGACATCGCCCCCGATGCCGTCCTCGCCACCATCCAGATCCCCACCGACCGGCCCGGTACCGCCGTCGCCGGCGACTCCTCCGGCGGCTGGTGCCGCATCCGCACCCCGCACCTCACCCTGCGGCGGGCCGTGAACACCTGCAACGCACACGCGCACCGCACCCCGGCGATTCCCGCCCTGGACCCGTTCCGGCCGGTCCTGCCGAGTCTGGACAAGGCTTCGGCCCCGGCGAGCGAGACCGCTCCGGCGCTCGCCTGACCCACCCCGCTCCACGGTCGGCGTGACCGCCTCACGCCACGTCCTTACCCCGCCCATGCCAAAAACCAGAAGGGAGGAACTGCGATGCGCGCGACGTTCCGGCCGGATGCCGTCCTCGTGCAAGCCGTGATCGCCGGTGCTCTGTCCTTCGCCCACCTGCACGACCTCGCCGCGGCTGCTGGGCAGACCGGATGGAAGGCGTGGGCCTACCCGGTTTCCGTCGACCTGCTGCTCGTCGCTGCCTGGCGTCGGCTGCGGACGCTTCGCGAGAGCGGTGCCCCGACCCGATCGGCCTGGAGCTGGTTCGCGGTCGCCCTGGCCGCGTCGCTCGGCGCCAATGTCGCCACCGCCGGCCTCCTCGACCTCACGGACGTCCCGGACTGGCTGCGCATCCTCGTCGCCGGATGGCCCGCTCTCGCCTTCCTCGGCGGCACTCTCCTCGCCCACAACCCGTCCACCCTGGAAACCGCGGCCATCCCTGAGCCGCCCGCTGTCGCGGCCGTCGTCGAGCGCGAACCGGAGACTCCGCCAGAGCTGCCCGCCGTCGAGCTGGCCCCGGCACCCGAGCCGATCCCCGCCGCGCCTGCCGTGGCAGCGCCGCCGGCGCTGGTCGCCCATGCCCGGAAGGTCGCCGCCGACCACCACGCCCGGACCGGCTCACCGATCGACACCGACACCCTGCGCGCCCGACTCGGCGTCCCGGCCCTCATGGCCGACGCCATCGCCGCCCAACTCGCCTGACAGGAGGTGACTCCCATGCCCGCCCGCGACCTCTTCCACTCCGTCATGCGGATCGGCCCCGTGCAGATCGGCACCCACCGCGACCGCCACGGCCGCACCAAGCACGCGGCCGTCTGCACCGCTGAGGACTGCGGCTGGTCCTCGGACTACTCCAACCAGTCCGCCGCCCAGCTCGCCGCCCGCACTCACCGCTGCGACCCCCGCTGACACCGAAGGAGACCGCGTCATGGACGTCCCGCTCTGGCTCGCCCTGATCGTCGTCGGTGCGCTCGGGATCAAGCTCATCCGCCCGCCCTGGTGGCTCGTCGCCGTGATCCTCCTCGGCGGCTACCTCCTCGCCGACAGCGTCCTCGCCCCCGCCATCGACACCGCGATCAACTAGGAAGGAGAACCGCCGTGTTCCGACCCCGCGTCCCGGTCAATCCCCTCCCGGCCGGCCTCGTCACCCCGCTCGTTCAGCCGGTCCCCACGGCCGACATTGAGCCGCACACCGCCACGCAGCCGACTCCACTCGCGCCTCGCGTCCAGGTCCCGGCCGTCCGCCTCACCCCGACCGGCCTCGTCGCCGTCGTCGCCGGCGGTGCCGGACTCGTCCTCGTCGTCGGCGCGGTCCTGGTCTCGATGCTGCTCGCCGTTGCCGTGAGCGCCGCCTCGGTTGCCGTCTGCGCCGTCGTCCTGCGCTCGCTCCTCAACGCCGAGCACAACCGCCACTGACCGGCCCCCGGGCGGCCTCGATACCGCCAAGCATCCGCCGCCCGGGAGCCGTGCCCTTCACAGTCCAGAGAACCGAAAGGAACCCGCCCATCATGACCGCCCCCGCGACCTTCGCGGGCCTGGACCCGGCCACCCTGAGCGACATGCTCCGGGTGGCCAGGACTCCCGGCTTCGACCGCTGGCGCGAGCAGATCCACCGCACCGGCGGCTGCTCGAACCCGATCCACCTCCAGGGCTGGACGCTGACCCGGGACAAGACCAGCGGCGAGACGCTGCACCGCTACTCCACCGACGCCGAGCCCGGCGGACGCCTCCGCATCGCCTGCGGCAATCGCCGCGCCTCCCGCTGTCCCGCCTGCGCCTGGACCTACGCTGGCGACACCTACCACCTGATCCGCGCCGGCCTCGCCGGGGACGACCGCCGGGACATCCCCGCCGCCGTCCGCGATCACCCCCGCGTCTTCCTCACCCTCACCGCCCCGTCCTTCGGCCCGGTCCACAACCGGCCCGATCCCCGGCCCTGCCGCTGCGGCACCCACCACCCCGAGGACGACCCCGCCCTGGGCAACCCGCTCGACCCGGACAAGTACGACTACGCCGGGGCCGTGCTCTTCAACAACCACTCCGGACAGCTCTGGCAGCGCTTCACGACCCGCCTGCGCAGGGAGATCGCTGCTTCGGCCGGGCTGTCGCAGCGGGAGTTGAAGGAGGTCGCCCGGCTCTCGTATGGCAAGGTCGCCGAGTTCCAGAAGCGCGGGGCCGTCCACTTTCACGCCGTGGTCCGCCTCGACGGTCCCGACGGCCCCGGCACCCCGCCCCCGGCGTGGGCCACCACGGAACTTCTGACGAACGCCATTCAGGCCGCCGCCGCGCACTCGTACACGACCGTCACCGTCCCCGCCGGCGGCGACCAGCCTTCCCGCCGCCTGCGCTGGGGCACCCAGCTCGACATCCGGCCCGTCAAAGCCTTCGGCGACGGCTCCGACATCACAGAACAGGCCGTCGCCTCCTACATCGCCAAGTACGCCACCAAGGCCGCAGAGACCACCGGCAGCCTCGACCGTCGCATCGGCAACCGCGAGGCCCTCTTACTCCTCGGCGTCCCGGACCACACCCGCCGCCTCGTCGAAGCCTGCTTCGACCTGGATTTGCTTTATCCCGAGCGCCGACTCACCGCCTGGGCCCACATGCTCGGCTTCCGCGGCCACTTCTCCACCAAGTCGCGCCGGTACTCCACCACCCTCACCGACCTCCGCCAGACCCGCGCCGACTACCGCGCCGCCCAGGAACGCACCGCCCGCGGCCTCGACGACATCGAGCCGGACACCGTGCTCGTCCTCACCGACTGGCAGTACGTCGGACAGGGCCACACCCGTGGTGAGGCCGTGCTCGCCGCGTCCATCGCCCGCGACATCCAGATCAACCGGGAGACCGCCCGCGAAGCCCTACGTGACCAACTCGCCCTGGAAGGAGCCGCAGCATGACCACCGCCACCGCCGAGCTGCTGACCGTGCCCGAGGTCATGGTGCGGCTCAAGGTCGGACGCTCCACGGTCTACGACCTGATCCGCTCGCGTCGTCTCACCTCGATCACCATCGGGCGGTCCCGGCGCATCCCCGCTGACGCCGTACGGGACTTCATCGATGACCAGATCGAGGAGGCCGTCTGATGGCCGCCCAGCGCAAGCGCAACCCCAACGGGGCCGGCACCATCACTCAGCGGAAGGACGGCCGCTTTCAGGCCGCTGTCTACGTCCTTCAGCCTGACGGAACCCGTGCTCGTAAGTTCGCCTACGGCAAGACCTGGGCCGAATGCGATGCCAAGCGCCGGGCCCTCCTCGACAAGGTCGACCAGGGCGTGCCCGTGCCCACGAGGTCGGCCAAGCTCTCGGAGTGGCTGCCGTATTGGCTCGACAACGTCATCAAGCCGCGCCGCAAGCTCAGCACGTACGACAAGTACGAGGCGCACGTGCGGCTTTACCTCGTCCCGCTGATCGGCACAAAGCGGCTGGAGTCCCTCGGCGTCGCCGACGTCCGGCGCTTCCTCGTCCAGCTGGAGAAGACGACCACTGCCGCGACCGCCAAGGAGTCGCATCGCGTGCTGCGCACCGCGCTCTCCGCCGCCTGCCGCGAAGAGCTGATCACGCGCAACGTGGTCACGCTCGTCGAGCCGCCCCGGCCCAAGGCCCGCGAGCTGAAGCCCTGGTCCCTGGACGAGACGCTCGACTTCCTCGCCGCTGCCCGCCGGGACCCGCTGTACGCGGCCTTCGTCCTCGCGATCGCCATGGGTCTTCGTCGTGGCGAGCTGATCGGCCTTCGCTGGGTGGACCTCGACCTCGACAATCGGGTGCTCTATGTCCGGCAGCAGACCCAGCGCCGCCGGGGCGTCCTGTACGACGACGATCCCAAGGGGCGCCGCCGCCGGGCCGTGCCGCTGCCCGCCATGTGCATTGCCCCGCTCCGCTGGCACCGGATGCGGCAGAACGACCAGCGAACCAAAGCGGGGGAGAAGTGGGAGGAAGGCGGCTACGTCTTCACCACGCGTACCGGCCGACCCGTCGAGCCGCGGAACGTGTACCGCTCCTTCACCCGCGTCGCCGACTCTGCCGGCCTCCGGGTGATCCGGTTGCACGACGCCCGGCACGGCTGCGCCACGCTGCTCACTGCCGCCGGCGTCGCGCCTCGCGTCGTGATGGAGATCCTCGGTCACAGCCAGATCAGCATCACCATGGACGTGTACACGCACGTCGTCCAGGACACGCAGCGCGAAGCCATCAGTCACATGGACCGGCTGCTCAAGAGGCGTCCCGGCCGTCCCTGACCGCCGCCGTTGATGTCAGCCGTGGATGTCAAAGGCCACCTACCAAGATCGGTAGGTGGCCTTTTCGCTTGTGCCCCCGGCAGGATTCGAACCTGCGACACCCGCTTTAGGAGAGCGGTGCTCTATCCCCTGAGCTACGAAGGCGTTGCCACGGTGGTGGCGGGGTGGTGGGTCGGCCGGTGAGGGCTGGGCCACCGCCGACAGTGTAGCGGGTGGGGTGAGGTGTGCATCTGGGTTGTGATCAGGTGCCTCGGTGCCTTGTCAGCTCTGGCCGGCGGTGGCGCGATTTCGCCGAGGGTAGGGTGCGTGGGCGTGAATGCGAACGTGGGCGGTGACGGTGATGGTTCCGAGTTCGAGCGGGTCTCCGCGCGGCTGACCGCGCCCGGCGCGCCCTTCGCCGTACGGGACGGCCGGTACGTGGACGGGCCCGGCACGCTGCGCGAGTTCGTCGAGGCGACCTGGGCGTTCGGCGACCGGCCGTTCCTCGTCGCCGAGGAGCGGACCCACACGTACGCCGAGTTCTTCGCCGCCGCCTGCGGGCTCGCGCGCCGGCTGGCCGACACGTACGGGCTGCGGCCCGGCGACCGGGCCGTCGTCGCCATGCGCAACCATCCGGAGTGGCACATCGCCTTCTGGGCCACCCAGCTCGCCGGCCTCGTCGCCGTACCGCTCAACGCCTGGTGGACCGAGGACGAGTTCACGTACGCCCTCGACGACTGCGCGCCCGGCGTCCTGCTCGTCGACGGCGAGCGGGTCGAGCGGGTGCGGGCGTGGGCGGGGAAGCACGACGTGCCCGGGATCGTCTTCCATCCGGGGGACGAGGCGCTGCCGCAGAAGTTCCTCGCGTACGTGGCCGACGACGATCCCACCCTCGGGCCTCCGCCCGTCGACGTCCTCCCCGAGCAGGACGCCACGATCATCTACACCTCAGGTACCACCGGCCGGCCCAAGGGCGCCGTCGCCACCCACCTCGCCCAGGTCGGCGCCGCGATCAACCCCCGCTACCTCGCCTCCGCCTCCGCGCTCCGGCGCGGCGTCATCCCCGGCCAGGGGCCCGCGCCCGTCTCGCTGACCACGTTCCCCTTCTTCCACGTCGCCGCCTTCACCTCCTTCTACGCCGTGATGGCCGCCGGCGGCACCCTCGTCCTCATGCGGAAGTGGGACGCCGAACGTGCCCTCGAACTGATCGAGAAGCACCGCGTCACCCACTACGCCGGAGTGCCGACCACCGCCCTCCAACTCCTGGACCTCGTCGAGCGGCGCGGCGAGGCCGGCCGCCTGGCGACCGTCAGCCACTTCAACACCGGCGGCGCCGCCGCCCCGCCCCACCTCGTCGGCCGCCTCACCGCCCTGCTCGGCGAGCGCGTCGAGCCGCGCAACGGCTACGGGCTCACCGAGACCTGCGGCGGCGTGACCGCGAACTTCGGTGCCGAGTACCGGGCCCACCCCGACAGCGTCGGCCGCCCCACGCCCGTCACCGAGGTGCGGATCGACAGCCCGGACCCCGACTCCGGCGTCGGCGAGCTGTGGCTGCGCGGACAGTCCCTGATCCGCGGCTACTGGGGTGACGAGCAGGCGACCCGCGAGGCGTTCACCGAGGACGGCTGGTTCCGCACCGGCGACCTCGCCACGTACGCCGACGGCCGCGTCACCGTCGTCGACCGGCTGAAGGACATGGTCATCCGCGGTGGTGAGAACGTGTACTGCGTCGAGGTCGAGGCCGTGCTGCTCGACCACCCGGCCGTCGCCGACGCCGCCGTCCTCGGCGTCCCGCACCCCCGGCTCGGCGAGGAAGTCGCCGCCGTCGTCCTCCTCAGGGAGGACGCGACGACGACGACCGAGGAGCTGCGGGACCACGTCGGCCGCAGCCTGGCGGCGTTCAAGGTGCCCGCGCACATCCTCGTACGGGACACCCCGCTGCCGCGCAACGCCGCCGGGAAGGTCCTCAAGCGGGAGCTGCGGGCCGCGCTCGGGTGAGTCGCGTGGGCCGCGCTCGGGTGACGCCGGGGCCCGCGCTCAGGTAAGTCGCGTGCCGTGCTCGGGTGCCGCCGGGGCCGCGTTCGGGTGAGCCACGTTCGCCGCGCTCGGGTGAAGCGCGGCCGCGCCCGGGCGACGCCGGGGGCAGCAGCTCGGGTGAGCCATGTGCCCGCGCTCGGCCGGAGCCGGGGTGGCACCCGGTCGCTGTCACGAGCGCGTGACGCGGACCCGGAAGCTGCCGTCCCCCTCCTCCTTCACCACCGAGATCCGGATGCCGTTCGCCCGGTCCGTGAACGACTCGCCCGGCCGGAACGGCGCGTCCGACAGTTCCGCGTGCACGTTCGGCCGTCGCGTGCAGCCGCCGCTCTCCCGGTCGCTGTCCGAGACGCTGATCGGCCCGTGCCCGGTGTCCACGTCCGACTCGACCCGGTAGACCAGGACGCCCGGCTCGCAGACCGCCTCGTCGTTGCCCTCCCGGGTCCGGACCTCCACCGCGTACCCGGACCGCTCCGACAGCGGCACGAACGCGAGCTTCGGCCCGCCCGCGACCGCCAGCGGCGTCAGCACGTACTCGCTCGCACCGGTCGTCGAGGCGCACCGCACCTGGTCGTTGTCGAGCCAGCCCAGCTTCCACTTGTGCCAGCCGAGCAGGTCGTTGTTGGCCCCCCAGTCCTCGGACATGATGTCCCAGTGCCCGACGGTCCCGCCGCCGTCCACCGTGTACAGGTCGGGCAGGCCGAAGACGTGGCCGTTCTCGTGCGGCAGCACCCGGTAGCCGGTCTCGTCGTACGACCCCGAGCCGTCGTCCTGGCGGCTGTAGACGAAGGACGTGTTCGAGAGCGGGACGCCGTCCGCGTACGGAGCGTCCTCGTTCCCGGAGAAGGTGACGGACAGGACGGTGTCCAGGGCCGAGGGGCCGGCGTTCGGCGTCACCAGCACGTTGACCAGGTCGTACGCGCTGAAGTCCACCTCGGGGTCCGCGGCCTTCACGATGTCCTCGACCAGCTTGCGGTAGCCCGGCTCGTACGGCGAGCCGCGCTCTATCCCGTACGAGGCGAACGGCATCGGCATCCGCAGCCACTCGGACAGCGGGGTCTCCGGCTGGTACGTCAGCCGCCCGTACGAGCTGACCCGGAACCAGTCCGAGGTCTTCGGGAAGAACTCCCGGAACCGGCTCATCGCCGTTCCCTCGCCCTCCGCGTCCGGGAAGTCGATCATCAGGTTCAGCGCGCGGACGCGTCCGGTGGAGCGTACGTAACCCGGGGCGGTCGGCAGTCCCTCCGACATCTGCACACCCAGCGCCGTCGCGATCCGGCACGGCCCGAGCTGGGCGTCTCCGGGGGCGGCCGGGGCGGGGCCCGCGGAGGCGGGGGCGGGCCCGGGGAGGGTCGCGCTCGCCGTCGCCAGGGTGGCCAGTGCGAGCGCCCCGGCCACGGCCAGGGCGAGGGGTCTGCGTATCCGCCGGCGGGTCTGCTGCATGCGGTCGCCTTCGGTGCGCGGCAGCCGGCCGGGTCCGTACTGCGCTGTTCGATCAGCGTGTGCCGGGTGGTCGGGGGGCGCGCGCCGGGTGGCCCGATCGTGGGTATCGCGGGGCGGGGGAGGAGTGGTGGAGGGGTGGGGGAGCGGTGCGGGAGGGGGCCCGAGGGGTGGCGTGGCGCAGGTCACATCGCGCACGTGAAATAACCGGGGACCGGGTCCCCGTTTACGCCTGTGTTCGAGGAAGTGGGGACCGCGTCCCCGGATCACCTTCGTCAGGAGTGAGTGGCGTGAACAGCACCGCCGACACCGCCGGTACCGCCTGCGCCGCGCCCGCACGTCGCGTCCCGCGACCGCGGGCCGACGCGCTGCGCAACCGGGAGCGGATCGTCACGGCGGCCCGCGAGATGTTCGTCGAGTTCGGCCCGCAGGTGCCGCTCGACGAGATCGCGCGCCGCGCCGGCGTCGGCAACGCCACCCTCTACCGCAACTTCCCCGAGCGCTCCGACCTCGTCCACGAGGTCGTCCTCTCCGTCATGTCCCGCACCACGGACCGGGCGGACGAGGCGGCCGCGGAGGAGTCGGACACCTTCGAGGCGCTGCGCCGCTTCACGCATGCCGCCGCCGACGAGCGGATCGGCGCCCTGTGTCCGATGCTCGACGGCACCTTCGACAAGGACCACCCTGAGCTCCTGGCCGAACGCGTCCGCCTGGAGGAGGCCGTGCAGGGCCTCGTCGACCGTGCGCAGCAGGCCGGCAGCCTCCGCGCCGACGTCGCCGTCGGAGACCTGTTGGTGGCCCTCTCCCAGCTGACGCGCCCGCTGCCGGGCAGCGCCTGCCTCGACTTCGACCAGTTCGTCCACCGTCATCTGCAGCTCCTCCTCGACGGGCTGCAGGCCCCCGCGCGCTCCGTGCTGCCGGGCTCGGCGGCGACGCTGGAGGACCTGCGCCGCCGCGACGCGGACGCGCGCCAGGGCGAGGGTGAGGCGTGATGTCCGCCTAGAGCCCCGTCCGCCGCGTCGGCGGACCCCCTACTTCAGTACGTCAGCAGCAGTACCTCAGCAGTACTTCAGTACGTCCTTTTCTTCGCTTATGCACCAAGAGGTGGCTACCCCCATGTCGAAAACGCCCGATCCCAGCCGCTGGAAAGCGCTGGTCTTCATCGCCCTCGCCCAGCTGATGGTCGTGCTCGACGCGACGATCGTGAACATCGCGCTGCCCTCCGCCCAGCAGGACCTGGGGATCTCGGACGGCAACCGGCAGTGGGTCATCACCGCCTACGCCCTCGCCTTCGGCGGCCTGCTGCTCTTCGGCGGCCGCATCGCCGACCTGTGGGGTCGCAAGCGCGCCTTCGTCGTCGGTCTCGTCGGCTTCGCCGCCGCCTCCGCCCTCGGCGGCGCGGCGACCGGGCAGGCGATGATGCTCGGCGCCCGCGCGCTGCAGGGCGCCTTCGGCGCGCTGCTCGCCCCGGCCGCGCTCTCCCTGCTCGCCGTGATGTTCACGGACACCCGCGAGCGCGCCAAGGCGTTCGGCATCTACGGTGCCATCGCCGGTGGTGGCGGCGCCGTCGGTCTGATCCTCGGCGGCTTCCTCACCGAGTACCTGGACTGGCGCTGGACCTTCTTCGTCAACATCCCGTTCGCCGTCGTCGCCGCCCTCGGCGCGTACTTCGTCATCCGCGAGCCGGCCGGCGGCCGCAACCGCGCGCCGCTCGACATCCCGGGTGTCGTGCTCTCGACCCTGGGTCTGGTGTCGCTGGTGTACGGCTTCACCCGCGCCGAGTCCGACGGCTGGTCGGACCCGACCACGATCGGCCTGTTCATCGGCTCCGCCGTGCTGCTCGCCGCGTTCGCGCTCACCGAGGCGAAGGTGAAGTCGCCGCTGCTGCCGCTGCGCGTCGTCACCGACCGCAACCGGGGCGGGGTCTACCTCTCCCTCGGCCTCGCGATCATCGCGATGTTCGGCCTGTTCCTCTTCCTGACGTACTACCTCCAGGTCGTGAAGGGGTACTCGCCGGTCAAGACGGGCTTCGCCTTCCTCCCGATGATCGCGGGCATGATCACCGGCTCGACGCAGATCGGCACGCGGCTGATGACGCGGGTCCCGCCGCGCTGGCTGATGGGCCCGGGCTTCCTGACCGCCGGTGTCGGCATGCTGCTGCTCACGCAGTTGGAGGTCGGCTCCTCGTACGCCGGTCTGATCCTGCCCGCGCAGCTGCTGCTGGGCCTGGGCATGGGTACGGCGTTCATGCCTGCCATGTCGCTGGCGACGCACGGCGTCGACCCGCGGGACGCCGGTGTGGCCTCCGCGATGGTCAACACCTCGCAGCAGGTCGGCGGCGCGATCGGTACCGCGCTCCTGAACACCATCGCGGCCTCGGCGACCACCGCGTACATCGCCGACCACGTGGCCGGCGCGACCACCCCGGCCGCCCAGAAGGTGCTGCAGCTCCAGGGCATGGTCGAGGGCTACTCGGCGGCGATCTGGTGGGCCGTCGGCATCCTCGCCGTCGCCGCGACGATCGCGTTCACGTTCATCAACACCGGGAAGCCCGGGTCGGGCGGGGCGGCGAGCCCGGCCGCCGGCTCCGGTGAGGGTGCGGGCGTCGAGGACGAGGTGAAGATCCCCGTCGTTGCGCACTGACGGCTGAAGACTGACGGCTGAAGACTGACGGCTGACGGCTGACGGCTGACAGCTGACGACCGGGCGGTGGCCGCCTGATGTGATCTGCCCTGGTTCCCTAGCGGAGCCAGGGCAGATCCGCGTCCGGACCCGTCGGCTGCAGAGCCTCCGCCATCACCTTCATGATCGCGCCGAGCTGTTCCACCTGCTCCGGGGAGAGCCGGTCGAACAGCGCCTGCCGTACGGCGGCGACGTGGCCGGGGGCGGCCTGGCTCAGGACCTCGTACCCCTGAGAGGTGAGGTGCGCGAACTGGCCGCGCTTGTCGGACGGGCAGTCCTCGCGGGTCACCCAGCCGTTCTTCTCCAGGCGGGCGATGGCGTGCGAGAGCCGGGAGCGGGTGATCTTGGCGCTCTTGGCCAGCTCGGTCATCCGCATCCGGCGCCTGGGCTCCTGGGCGAGCTGCACGAGCAGTCCGTAATAGACGTGCGGCATCCCGGCGTCGCGTTGCAGCTGGCGGTCGAGGTGGTCCTCGAGGAGGGTGGTGGCGTGGAGGTACGCACGCCATACGTGCTGTTCCTCGTCGCTGAGCCAGCGAGGCTCTTCCTGGGATGCGGTGGTCATGTCCCCCATCGTACGACTCATTCTTGAAAGTTGAACTACATCGGGTCTAAGCTCGTCACGTCAGGTGAGCTTG
This sequence is a window from Streptomyces sp. HUAS YS2. Protein-coding genes within it:
- a CDS encoding class I adenylate-forming enzyme family protein, with translation MNANVGGDGDGSEFERVSARLTAPGAPFAVRDGRYVDGPGTLREFVEATWAFGDRPFLVAEERTHTYAEFFAAACGLARRLADTYGLRPGDRAVVAMRNHPEWHIAFWATQLAGLVAVPLNAWWTEDEFTYALDDCAPGVLLVDGERVERVRAWAGKHDVPGIVFHPGDEALPQKFLAYVADDDPTLGPPPVDVLPEQDATIIYTSGTTGRPKGAVATHLAQVGAAINPRYLASASALRRGVIPGQGPAPVSLTTFPFFHVAAFTSFYAVMAAGGTLVLMRKWDAERALELIEKHRVTHYAGVPTTALQLLDLVERRGEAGRLATVSHFNTGGAAAPPHLVGRLTALLGERVEPRNGYGLTETCGGVTANFGAEYRAHPDSVGRPTPVTEVRIDSPDPDSGVGELWLRGQSLIRGYWGDEQATREAFTEDGWFRTGDLATYADGRVTVVDRLKDMVIRGGENVYCVEVEAVLLDHPAVADAAVLGVPHPRLGEEVAAVVLLREDATTTTEELRDHVGRSLAAFKVPAHILVRDTPLPRNAAGKVLKRELRAALG
- a CDS encoding helix-turn-helix domain-containing protein produces the protein MTTATAELLTVPEVMVRLKVGRSTVYDLIRSRRLTSITIGRSRRIPADAVRDFIDDQIEEAV
- a CDS encoding mobile element transfer protein, translating into MPARDLFHSVMRIGPVQIGTHRDRHGRTKHAAVCTAEDCGWSSDYSNQSAAQLAARTHRCDPR
- a CDS encoding FtsK/SpoIIIE domain-containing protein, which gives rise to MTVNATALTVTLALVAAGALLLRWQRPAWYWMTFGVTFAVVRLLVRYSSVMDACGLTVPPSRLRLAVARITNQPVPQSRAPRILRLRPTRTGLVLRVKLRPGQDAFDFSAASDRLRHSFVMQNVTAREIRSGVVELRMTGYDVLKRVQMPAASDVGPMRVPVAMREDGEVFCRDYRQTPHALNVGATQSGKSVYQRNLVAGLAALDVALVGIDCKQGVELAPLARRFTALADNPDTAAELLDALVEHMGDVYQVIRREQRLSADVPDAEITADIWDLPDHLRPTPIVLLVDEVAELALYATKDEEKRRDRIITALVRLAQLGRAAGIYLEVCGQRFGSELGKGITMLRAQLTGRTAHRVNDETSANMAFGDIAPDAVLATIQIPTDRPGTAVAGDSSGGWCRIRTPHLTLRRAVNTCNAHAHRTPAIPALDPFRPVLPSLDKASAPASETAPALA
- a CDS encoding TetR/AcrR family transcriptional regulator, producing the protein MNSTADTAGTACAAPARRVPRPRADALRNRERIVTAAREMFVEFGPQVPLDEIARRAGVGNATLYRNFPERSDLVHEVVLSVMSRTTDRADEAAAEESDTFEALRRFTHAAADERIGALCPMLDGTFDKDHPELLAERVRLEEAVQGLVDRAQQAGSLRADVAVGDLLVALSQLTRPLPGSACLDFDQFVHRHLQLLLDGLQAPARSVLPGSAATLEDLRRRDADARQGEGEA
- the repSA gene encoding replication initiator protein RepSA, with product MTAPATFAGLDPATLSDMLRVARTPGFDRWREQIHRTGGCSNPIHLQGWTLTRDKTSGETLHRYSTDAEPGGRLRIACGNRRASRCPACAWTYAGDTYHLIRAGLAGDDRRDIPAAVRDHPRVFLTLTAPSFGPVHNRPDPRPCRCGTHHPEDDPALGNPLDPDKYDYAGAVLFNNHSGQLWQRFTTRLRREIAASAGLSQRELKEVARLSYGKVAEFQKRGAVHFHAVVRLDGPDGPGTPPPAWATTELLTNAIQAAAAHSYTTVTVPAGGDQPSRRLRWGTQLDIRPVKAFGDGSDITEQAVASYIAKYATKAAETTGSLDRRIGNREALLLLGVPDHTRRLVEACFDLDLLYPERRLTAWAHMLGFRGHFSTKSRRYSTTLTDLRQTRADYRAAQERTARGLDDIEPDTVLVLTDWQYVGQGHTRGEAVLAASIARDIQINRETAREALRDQLALEGAAA
- a CDS encoding DUF2637 domain-containing protein; translated protein: MRATFRPDAVLVQAVIAGALSFAHLHDLAAAAGQTGWKAWAYPVSVDLLLVAAWRRLRTLRESGAPTRSAWSWFAVALAASLGANVATAGLLDLTDVPDWLRILVAGWPALAFLGGTLLAHNPSTLETAAIPEPPAVAAVVEREPETPPELPAVELAPAPEPIPAAPAVAAPPALVAHARKVAADHHARTGSPIDTDTLRARLGVPALMADAIAAQLA
- a CDS encoding site-specific integrase is translated as MAAQRKRNPNGAGTITQRKDGRFQAAVYVLQPDGTRARKFAYGKTWAECDAKRRALLDKVDQGVPVPTRSAKLSEWLPYWLDNVIKPRRKLSTYDKYEAHVRLYLVPLIGTKRLESLGVADVRRFLVQLEKTTTAATAKESHRVLRTALSAACREELITRNVVTLVEPPRPKARELKPWSLDETLDFLAAARRDPLYAAFVLAIAMGLRRGELIGLRWVDLDLDNRVLYVRQQTQRRRGVLYDDDPKGRRRRAVPLPAMCIAPLRWHRMRQNDQRTKAGEKWEEGGYVFTTRTGRPVEPRNVYRSFTRVADSAGLRVIRLHDARHGCATLLTAAGVAPRVVMEILGHSQISITMDVYTHVVQDTQREAISHMDRLLKRRPGRP
- a CDS encoding SpdD-like protein, whose product is MFRPRVPVNPLPAGLVTPLVQPVPTADIEPHTATQPTPLAPRVQVPAVRLTPTGLVAVVAGGAGLVLVVGAVLVSMLLAVAVSAASVAVCAVVLRSLLNAEHNRH
- a CDS encoding M6 family metalloprotease domain-containing protein; this translates as MQQTRRRIRRPLALAVAGALALATLATASATLPGPAPASAGPAPAAPGDAQLGPCRIATALGVQMSEGLPTAPGYVRSTGRVRALNLMIDFPDAEGEGTAMSRFREFFPKTSDWFRVSSYGRLTYQPETPLSEWLRMPMPFASYGIERGSPYEPGYRKLVEDIVKAADPEVDFSAYDLVNVLVTPNAGPSALDTVLSVTFSGNEDAPYADGVPLSNTSFVYSRQDDGSGSYDETGYRVLPHENGHVFGLPDLYTVDGGGTVGHWDIMSEDWGANNDLLGWHKWKLGWLDNDQVRCASTTGASEYVLTPLAVAGGPKLAFVPLSERSGYAVEVRTREGNDEAVCEPGVLVYRVESDVDTGHGPISVSDSDRESGGCTRRPNVHAELSDAPFRPGESFTDRANGIRISVVKEEGDGSFRVRVTRS